In Thermotomaculum hydrothermale, a single genomic region encodes these proteins:
- a CDS encoding sensor histidine kinase, which yields MKQKNFTLSIKTLYIILILIFLIIIFFQFYFLRNAQRKLTQNLILTHSGKNISFVDKNSLKNLGREKLKKLEEKGTILEGNTLYIKRNGQVVKVNLEETMVFKIGRNLIYLNVIFDLLLIWVALYFYFKIFVDISRANATIELSTNGKIVPEKMPEVDVEGVDRIIENFRTVYVEYLKTEKAVQRKTHFENLGLVSSRIIHDLKNSLAYILVMIYKANSLEPKKEVKDLLTSVDIKVNELRLALEEVLAALREGKDLKIENIDIEVLKNGFEKEFSLLTKSLGIDFKLDFDSSLLGKTISVNPLYIKSAVENLGYNSIKAVEKNKDKKMGIEFSKQGENLNITVWDNGEGVSEKIKENIFDTFVSGDGNGIGLGLNTVKEYMNKLGGKVSFKKENGLTKFILTVPFKAKKKEREL from the coding sequence ATGAAACAAAAAAACTTTACCCTTTCAATTAAAACACTATATATAATTCTAATTTTAATTTTTCTCATTATAATTTTCTTTCAATTCTATTTTCTTAGAAATGCACAGAGAAAACTAACTCAAAATTTAATTCTCACGCATTCCGGTAAAAATATCAGTTTTGTAGATAAAAATTCTCTTAAAAATTTAGGAAGAGAAAAACTTAAAAAGTTAGAAGAGAAAGGAACTATTTTAGAGGGCAATACTCTATATATAAAAAGGAATGGTCAAGTTGTAAAAGTAAATTTAGAAGAAACCATGGTTTTTAAAATAGGTAGGAATTTAATTTATCTGAATGTAATATTTGATTTACTCTTAATATGGGTTGCTTTATACTTTTATTTTAAAATTTTTGTAGATATTTCAAGGGCAAATGCGACAATTGAGCTATCAACAAATGGGAAAATAGTACCTGAAAAAATGCCTGAAGTTGATGTTGAGGGAGTAGATAGAATAATTGAAAACTTTAGAACAGTTTATGTAGAATATTTAAAAACTGAAAAAGCTGTACAAAGAAAAACTCATTTTGAAAATTTAGGTCTTGTTTCTTCAAGGATTATTCATGATTTGAAAAATTCTCTTGCCTATATACTTGTAATGATTTATAAAGCTAATTCTCTTGAACCTAAAAAAGAGGTTAAAGACCTGTTAACCTCGGTTGACATAAAAGTAAATGAATTGCGCCTTGCTCTGGAAGAGGTTTTAGCTGCTTTAAGAGAGGGTAAGGATTTAAAAATTGAGAATATTGATATTGAGGTGCTTAAAAATGGATTTGAAAAGGAATTTAGTCTTCTTACAAAGAGTTTAGGTATAGATTTTAAGCTTGATTTTGATTCAAGTTTATTAGGAAAAACTATATCAGTTAACCCTTTGTATATTAAAAGTGCAGTAGAAAATTTAGGCTATAATTCCATAAAAGCGGTTGAAAAAAATAAAGACAAAAAAATGGGAATTGAATTTAGCAAGCAGGGTGAAAATTTAAATATAACAGTATGGGATAACGGAGAAGGGGTTTCAGAGAAAATTAAAGAAAACATCTTTGATACATTTGTTTCAGGAGATGGAAATGGTATTGGATTAGGGTTAAATACTGTAAAGGAGTATATGAATAAATTAGGCGGTAAGGTAAGCTTTAAAAAAGAAAATGGGTTAACCAAGTTTATACTCACAGTGCCTTTCAAAGCTAAAAAAAAGGAGAGGGAGTTATGA